ATGGGATTGTACTTGAAGGTTCCTACTCGCCCATCCTGCGTCGCCCGGTTCAAAGCCTCAGTCAAGTAGGCGTCCTGTACGAAGCATTCAAACGCCTCGTCGAACGTCGAGGGGTACTGGCTGTGCATCTCGCCAATCTTGGCAAGCCCGGTGGGGCCATTGGCCGTCTCGCAATACCACCATTTTTGTTCGTTGGTGAGTTTTACTTTGCACTCGCGTTCGATCTTCTCGAAATACTGGGCATCCTCTTTGGTTATCGGGTACTCACTCTTTCGGGACTTCCGTGGATCGTCAAACCAAGGGTAAAAGTGAAACCTGTAACTTGTCTTACTTCCTTTGATCTGCCCGGACAAAATCATATTTGTCTCTTCCCGCGCAGCCATGCAGGTGTCATAGAAGACGCCTTGCGGCCCCCCTTGACCAGTGGACTCGATGAACACAAATGAATTGTCATCACGGGCGGTGGGCAAACCCTGCATCTTGAAATTCTTTGCGGCCTCCGGGTTCAAAGCAGACAACACCCCGAGTTCAGTTGAAACAATTGCCTGGTGAGATCCACCGGCCATCGTCACATACACGGCCACCGTTGACCCGTTATCAAACTGCATCTCTGACTTTGAACCGTAGGTGCCCTCTTTGAGCCCACGCTTTACCGGATACTCGCAATGTTCATGAGGGAAAAGAATCAGGTCTCGAAAAATCTCCTGTGCTTTATCCTCAGTGTGGGCGCACAGGGCGGCGGAGAAATTAGGAATGACATAGCAGTCATCCAGAATTATCACGTCAATCAGTGTGGACATTCCAATTCCGCGCGGCTTGAGAACCACATTGCGGCGCCACATGTCGTCCATGAACCTTCGTTGGATAGGGTTTGGGCGAAATGGAATCGCATCGCCCGCCTTCATGGATTTTATGTGGTACAAATTCGAGACACGCCATTTCCAGTCGCGAATGTTCGCGCTATACTCATCTCGGAATTCTGGCGTGAGGATTGCGGCCATGGTTCTACATCATTGCCTGAGCGAAGTTGTCAACCCCGATCAATTCAATCAATCCCTGGGCGGTCTCGATCTCGTGAACGTGATCCGTCTCATCCTTCAGATTTGAAACCAGTAAATCGCGGGTGTCGTTGTCATTGAGTTCAACGCACAGGGAAATAGCCGCATTGTACTTGGCAATCGCGTCAAGTTCCTTGGGGAGTTCCGCGTCAAGCATCGGCTCAATTCCCATTTCAGAACCCAGTTTTTCATCAATCTTCCCGGAATAGGCATTTGCCGGGAATCCAAAGAATGCAAGGCGCCCGGCCAATCTCTCCGCGTGCTTGGCTTCATCGGCGGCGCGTTCTTTCATCTGAGCGGCAAGAACAGGAAGGCCCGAGTTAAATACCACAGCGTAATGCGAAAGGTATTGGTTCTCCGCCATGCGCTCATCGAAATACAGCCCTTGCAGGGCCACAACAATCTTCGGATTCGTTTTCATCGAACAGGTGCCTTTCTGGTTAAAGTGGTTGCGGGGGTTGGACTCGAACCAACGACCTTGAGGTTATGAGGCTCACGAGCTACCACTGCTCCACCCCGCAATTATTTCACATCGTCATCTTCGGTCTTGAAATCATCATCGCGTCCCGCTTTTCCTGAGTCATTACGGGCGCCGATTTTTTGCCAGCCTTCTTTGCCGTCTTCATCATTGGCTTGGCACACATGGTCTTAACCTTGTTCTTTTTGGACATCTTGATTCTCCGGTTGTGGGGCTACATCGTTACGCGCAACTTCATTCGCCTGGGCGATAACCTCATCAGAATCAACGGCAGAGAATTCAACGCTCTGTCCGATTTGGTCAGCCCGGCATACAATCGCTGAACCTTCGACAAAGGCATTGAGTTCATCAGTGGTCAAAGTCTGAGGACCGTGCTTCTTGAGGATTCCAAACAGAACACAGTCACGCTGTTTAAGCTGCATGGTCAGACCGTTGTTTTCACGTTGCAGTTCCGCAAACTTACGGCGCTCAATCTGCCGGTGAGTGGATGCAAGCGTCATATCGGTAACTCCTTTTGGCGTTCCTTACGAACTCGCTTACGCTTGTTCAGTACTGCCACGATTTTGGGAATGTCGAGCGCCTCGAAGGATTGCCGGTAGATTTCATTTGTAATGTCTCCTGAACTTGTCACGGTAGGCATCAACTTGGTTTCTGTAATCGTGATCGTGAACATGGTTATCCTTTCACCGGAACCATTACATTCAAACCAATGCTCACCGGCCTGCCATTAAACATGGCATCCGTGTTCTTAATCCCGCCGGACGAAACAATCAGGCAACTCTTGCCGGTCTTACTGACCACCGGGGGGTTACTGATATCGGCAGTGATGATTACCTTGTTTCCCTCGATCTTCACTTCAATGCTCATTGCTTCACCTTTTTCATTTTCGGCTGTCTCATTTTCGCCGCCCACAATGCACCACGAATCACTTCACTTGGCTTCCCGTCCTGAGTCCGAACAAATGTGTCCAGTTCATCAGGAAGCTGAAACGTGAGGGTCTTACGGGGCTTTCTCCCGCTCGTTGACATCGTGGGCCTCGTTTCCGGTTTGGTTTTCTTCGTTGTCATAAAGCACACTTTAGTATGCTTTTCGGATTGCACCGTCAAGTGTTTTGTCTTACATTTTTTCAACTATGAAAAAACCACTACGCACAAGAGCAATTCTTCACCTGTTCAAAATTGCCGGAATCGAGGAGGGGCAAATACCGCCGAGATGGGCAACCTTTTTGTTTTTGGCATTTCACCCGAGCAGGATTATTTGGCGAATCCGCTCACAGCACTATGTCTTCATGACCGATACTTTCACAATCGAAGGAATACGATTCAATGGCAGCATATTCAGATGGGTCAAGGAAATGCGGAAACCGTCTCCTTGGTTCCGGGTGACAGGGATTGAAAACGGGTACGTTAGCATCGAACAATTGACCCCTTCCGTCCCGCGAGAAGTTTTAGAAACAAACGATGCAATGGTGTGGCACATCATCAAAGCAGGCGGCACCGAAGCCCAATGCGTCATTGCTCTGGCAAAACAAAAACAGGAATTACTCGAAAAGATTTTCCGACTCGAAATGATTGCGCCCAAAAAGATCCGCATGGAAGATGGGCGCGTCATGGTGTGGCGCTGTCCTGACGATTTGGTTCCTTTCACGGATATCGGAAGCATGAAGCCGGGGGGCCAATCATGAAGGCCATTTTCAAAACACTTTGCGGCTGTGAGCAGGTGATGGAAATCGGTTTCGACAATTGCAAAACTCCGCCAGACCTCTACAAGCTTCCATTGCTACGACACACACCGATTACCAATATCAGAAACCTGCATGAACAAATCCGTGTGCGCACCTTCATTCTTGACCACATTGACGGCGCTGGCGACTGGAACCGCACACCCGTTTACGTGGAGGTGCCATAATGGAAGCGCAACACTCCCTCAATCTCGTCACCTCCTACAACATCGAGTCAGGCATCATTGCCCAGCGGCTTGAAGGTGTCCCGGAATACTTTGGCACACTGACTTCGTGGGTATGCAACACGCGCGACGCCGGTATCCGCAAGGCGCTCATCGACATGGGATGGACGCCCCCGGCGGAAAAGATTTCGGAGTCACCACGGTATCCGATGCACACGGAATACCAGTGTTCACACTGCGGGACTGTCTCACTACGCCAGCCTCGAAATGGCAAAGAATGCCCGTCATGCCTTCATGACACAATGAAGCCCAGGGTGTTGCCATGAAGCCATTCCTGCTTTTCCATTGGTCCCCTATCTCACGCCGGGAATCAATTAAACACTCCGGCCTGTGCCCCGGAAAATTATCAAGGTGTGGAGCATGGCGCCCACCATACATCTGCTTCTCACGGTCTCCATCAATGGCGTGGGGCCTATCGGCCGGGATGACTCGCAAGCCGGGTAAGTTTGATCTCTGGATGATGTGGTCGAATATGGTCCCGAAAGGGTGGGAAACACTTTCGACTGACGGCTCAGGGAAACCCACTGAGTATCGCATCTACGACAGAATCCCAAAGCGCGATATCTGGTTTGTCGGCACGCGCCATCACAGGCCAAGGAAATCAAAGTGAAATATCGCAAACCATCCCGCCGCTTCAAGGCAACTACACGTCTATTCAGAATTCTCAATGATTGGGAGTTTTCATTCCCGCGCCGCCCCAACTCGCATGGTTCTGTCCTCGTAAACTCGAAACACAAATTCGCAATCCTTCATCATTGGAAACCCGGAGAGAATGAACCTGACGACTTCATGCTACACGAATCTCTCCACTGCGCACTCTCCGCGTTTTCGTCCATGGACAAGCGTAAGCCAAAGGAGTTATTTCACGCAGAAGAAAAACTTGTGCAAGACATCTGCAAACTAGTCTTTCCAAACGTCAAATCAACTCAGCAGGGCAAATAATTTTTTCAGCTTTTAGCAGATGCCATACCCCA
The bacterium genome window above contains:
- a CDS encoding ferritin-like domain-containing protein, producing the protein MKTNPKIVVALQGLYFDERMAENQYLSHYAVVFNSGLPVLAAQMKERAADEAKHAERLAGRLAFFGFPANAYSGKIDEKLGSEMGIEPMLDAELPKELDAIAKYNAAISLCVELNDNDTRDLLVSNLKDETDHVHEIETAQGLIELIGVDNFAQAMM